TGTCTAGCTTTTTCGCTAAGTAACTGCCGATTCCATAAAATAATGGATCACCCGATGCTAGGATTACAGTATTTCTTGTTTCTTCAGATAATCTAGTAACAAGTGTAGAAAGGCCACCTTTAATCATTATTTTTTCGCCTTTAAAGGTCGGGAAAAATTCCAGAACACGCTCCCCGCCAACAAGTACCTCACAGTCTTCAATCCACTGTCTATATTGAGGGAGCAAGCTTTCTAGTCCGTTATCCCCGATCCCAATCAATTTCATTGATCGATGCAATGTCATCAGCCCTTCCTAATAATTGTCCCTGCATCGAATAAATCGATGTGGAAAGCGTTAAACCGCCTTTAATATGGTGTAAGGAGGAGTAACAGCAAGCTTCACATAAATGATGGAAAAATGCATCATAGCCCTTTTCTGCCATAATTTCGCCTACCTGTGAAGCGGTATTGGCCTCCTGTACAGCAGCTATTGTGTCTTTATCTGCACCAATATCTGTAGCCAGTTGTGCTAAAAAATTAAAATCTATCGGAGCACTTTTGGAATGCACCATCATCACACCTTGCGCCACTTTCGAGAATTTCCCCATCATGCCAACAAGAGAGACTCGCTTAATGCCGAGACGTTTACAGTGCTTTAACGTAAAGCCAACAAAATCGCCCATTTCAATAAAAGCTTCTTCTGGTAGATTAGGGTACTGCGCCATTCCGTACTTTTCACTGCGTCCCCCTGTTGTAATGACTAAATGCTCACAGCCAGCTGCCTTAGCAACGCTTATTGCTTGCACTATACTTGCCATATAAGCGGAACTCGAAAAAGGCACGACGGTTCCCCTTGTGCCTAAAATGGAAATACCACCTATGATCCCCAGACGACCATTTAAGGTCTTTTTCGCAATTTCTTCACCATCTGGGACAGAAATAATAACGTTGACGCCTCGCTTAATTTGAAAATCGTCAAGAACCCCCTGTACAGTACTATGAATCATTTTACGAGGTACGGGATTAATAGCCGCTTCTCCAACTGGTACTGGTAAGCCGGGCTTTGTTACCCGCCCGACACCAATCCCACCATCTAGATGAATGCCAGGTGTATCGGCCCAGCTCACTGTGCCAATAATAAGTGCCTTATGTGTAGCATCTGGATCATCCCCAGCATCCTTTATGGTTTCACACCTTACCGTATTGTTTTCAAACGTACAATTTTCGATTGTAAAGGTTGCATCTCTCCCAATTGGCAAATGAATTGTACTAGTTTCCTGCTCTTCATTTGTAATTAGTGCTAGCAATGCTGCCTTTGCCACCGCAGTTGCACAGGCTCCCGTTGTATAACCGTGACGCATGTCCTTGGGATCCTTTTTTGGCTTCCGCTCCATTACTTTTTCGCCTGTTCATCCGCTAAAAGTGAAATGGCATTCAAAGCGGCAACCGTCACTGTACTACCGCCTTTACGGCCAACATTTGTAATATACGGAATACCTTCTAATTTTAATAATTCCTCTTTTGACTCAGCTGCAGATACAAAGCCAACTGGCATACCGATAATTAGATCTGGTTTTGCTAAGCCTTCTTTAATTAAACGGATTAACTCTAGTAATGCAGTTGGTGCATTACCAATGGCATAAATTCCACCTTCATGTAATTTAGCAGCTTTTTGCATGGAGATAATAGCACGTGTTGTATTTTGTTTTTTCGCTTCTACTGAGACATCTTCATCTGCAATATAGCAATGTAGATCCCCACCATGCTTTTGGAAACGTTTTTTTCCTGAGCCACTTTCGATCATTTGCACATCAGCAATCACATGGCGACCTGCAAGAATAGACTTGATACCTGCCTCAATCGCCCCTGGAGTAATAATAACGCTACGACCAAGCTCAAAATCAGCAGATGCATGAATAATACGACGAACAACCTTCCACTCATCCTCTGAAAAATCATGATCGCCCATTTCTTCTGCTATAATTGAAAAACTGTAATCGTAAATTTTATCCGGGTCTACCGTTAAAGGTTTGAAATCTGTTTTAAAATCCATCTGAATTGCCTCCTAAAGTGTGTGTTGTACTGCCTGTAATACTTCCGTAAATGTAGAATATTGCTGGCCATACTTTATATTTGGTCTTGCAATTAATATTGTCTCAATGCCACATGCAAGTGCTGCCTCTAGCTTTTCATCCACTGAACCAACCTTGCCACTTTCCTTCGTAATCATCAATGTCACATCATATTGACGAAAAAGCGCTTCGTTTAATTCCTTTGAAAAGGGTCCCTGTATAGCGACTATGTCCCTTTGCGCCACACCAAGTGCCTCACATTTTTCCATGTTATCGAGTCTTGGTAGCATACGTGCAATCACTCTTGTATTCTCCAGACCATGTAAAACCTTCGTAAATGTCGCAAGCGTTTTACTGCCTGTTGTTAGCATAATGACACCACGTTTTTCTGCTGCAAAGTGAGCAGCCTCCTCATAATCTTTTACTATCGTTATAAGAGGATGAGAATAATGTTCATGCGCGCGTTCATAGCGAATATATGGTATATTTGCTTGCTCCGCTGCTGCCATGGCATTTTTTGAAGCTTCCTCAGCAAAAGGATGAGAGGCATCTACAACTAAACGATAGCCTTGTTCTGTCATAATTGCTGCCATTTCCTCAGCTGTTAACCGTCCAACTAAATGAGGTAGACCCACCTCAGCAAGGCTAGAGGCTGCTGACTCAGTAACAACTGTTGCTGTTACCTGATATCCTGCTGACTGTATTTCAAGAGCTAAGTTTCTGGCATCACTTGTCCCTGCTAACATGAAAATCATTTCACAGACTCCTCTTCATGGTGGTGGTCATGTTCGTGATGATGATCATGGTGGTCGTGATCATGGTCATGATGGTGATGATGATGCGCATGACCATGCACTGCTGCATAAGCTCGATAGTTTTCTAAATCCTGCATACCTGTTGATGTCCCATTTACAGCCTGCTCAATACGCTCAAGTAGCACATTTTGCAAGCGTTCATGATACCCAAAATAGTCAGCAATTTGAATATCACACTCTGGGTATTTGTCGTTAAATTGTTGACACATACCATTCATGCGTTCCATTAGGATGCCCGTGAATAAAAAGTATGGAAGCATAATGATCTTTTTAGCACCTAGCTTAACACAGCGCTCAATTCCCTCTTCGACACGAGGATCCGTTACCCCCATAAAGGCACTTTCTACATATTTCACAGGCAATTTTTCCCATAGCAGACGTGTAATTTTATAAAAGTCTCCATTTGCATATGGGTCACTGCCGCCTCGTGCAATTAATAATATAGCTGTATCCTGTTGCTCCTCTTCAGCATTGAAGCCGATTTCAACTAAACGATCCTCTAAAATTGCAAATATCTCTTCATGGACACCGATTGTTTGACCATATGTGAATGTAATATGTGGATAATGTTCACGCGCATGCTCAATTTCTGCTGGAATATGTAGCTTTGAATGTCCTGCATGAAGAAGAATGATTGGAATCACATGCACCTCTGTTGCACCCTTCTTGACACAGTTTGTTATACCCTCTTCAATGTTTGGAGAAGCAAACTCCAAGAAACACGTTTCTACTAAGAAGCTATCATCAATACGAGGTGCCATTTGCTCGATAAATGTACGCACCTCATCATTTCCTGCTGCTAAACGGCTCCCGTGGCCGACAAATAAAATTGCTTTCATCTCATTACTCCTCACTAGTCACCGCATGGAGCGGGCTCTACTTTTATTTTTGAAGACATGTCCTGATACGTAAAATGCAGAATCTTTTTCACACGCTTAAAATACTTAAACAGACGTTCATTTGGATGGGCATTTGCTTTATACTCTTCAATGATGTCCGTAATGAGCGGAATAAGTTGTTCAGGCTCTAGTCCCTCTACAACTGGCTGTGCAGCATGTGCTGTACGACCAACTGGCTTTGCCCCAATAAAAACATCGAACTTACTTTTACGATAAACAATACCAATATCATCAAATACTGCTCGATAGCATGCCATACCACAGCCATTAAAGCCAATATTCAACGTTTTCGGTAAAGACATTCCGCCAAGCTGCTTCTGAATCTCCTCGGCATATGGAATCGAATCAGCCTTTTCCCCATAACAGAAGTCACAAGCCTTTAATGATAGTACATCCCCAATCGGAGCCAGTAAGAATCCAACCTCAAGTAGCTTTGCTGTAATTTTTTCTGGCTCCGTTGTTGGAATTTTTAAATGGATTTGATGGTCTGGCGTGTATTCCATCGTTCCATCCTTCCCGACAACCTCTGCTAGCGTCATCATCTGTTTCGGGGTAAAAAATTTATTGGCTACTCCTGGGCTCACAGCTAACTCAAAGATAGATTCGATTTTTTGTTGCACAAGCTTGGGCGTTGCCTTTACCTCACTTGTTCCGTTGACCATCGCTAAGGCTGCTGTCGCCATCTCAAGTGAAGTTTTTTTTTGCTTTGGATTAGGAGAAATGGCTAAACTGGGCTCGATACGATTAGCGTTGGGATCTGCCGCAAAGTCATTGCGTGCCTCTCCTGTTTCTTGATTCATTGCCCATGGTTCATTTTCTTCCCTTAAACGTTGGTGTGGACGTAATGGCTGCTTCTCCTCACCAAGTGTGTATTTGCGCTGATAGCCACGTGGTGTAATCATTTTATTATCATAGAAAAATGTTGATGAATTCCCGATAATAACCGTTGTCAGCATCCCAATATCATGCTCTAGCATTTCTGCTAAAGTTGTCATGGTAACCTCCTGACGGTCACGATAAGCGCTTTTAACAAGTCCCACTGGTGTATCAGGTGAACGATATTCTAATAAAATGCGTTGGGCCTCCACAATTTGTCTTGTCCGTCGACCACTTTTTGGGTTATACAGTGCAATCACAAAATCCGCCATCGCTGCTGCTTCCACTCGCTTCGCAATTAAATTCCATGGTGTTAGGTGGTCACTTAAACTAATCGTACAAGCATCATGCATAATTGGTGCACCTAGTAAGCTTGCACATGAGTTGATAGCAGAAATACCTGGAACAATTTCTACCTCTACACCGGTTGCCTCCGTCCAACCAAGCTCGATTAATACCTCATACACTAACCCTGCCATTCCATATACACCAGAATCACCGCTGGAAATAACGGAAACAATATTCCCTGCCTCTGCTTGGCGTACCGCTTCCTGCGCACGAGATACTTCCTCCGTCATACCCGTACTAACAATGGATTTTGCACTAACTAAGTCCTGAATTAGCTCTACATATGTTTTATAGCCTATGATCATATCACTCTGTTGTAATGCCTCCACAGCCCGATGCGTAATATGATTAAAATCACCAGGCCCAAAGCCAACTACGAAAATCTTCCCTTTTTGCGCCATTTTGTTACCCCTCTTTCAC
This genomic stretch from Lysinibacillus pakistanensis harbors:
- a CDS encoding cobalt-precorrin-5B (C(1))-methyltransferase; the protein is MERKPKKDPKDMRHGYTTGACATAVAKAALLALITNEEQETSTIHLPIGRDATFTIENCTFENNTVRCETIKDAGDDPDATHKALIIGTVSWADTPGIHLDGGIGVGRVTKPGLPVPVGEAAINPVPRKMIHSTVQGVLDDFQIKRGVNVIISVPDGEEIAKKTLNGRLGIIGGISILGTRGTVVPFSSSAYMASIVQAISVAKAAGCEHLVITTGGRSEKYGMAQYPNLPEEAFIEMGDFVGFTLKHCKRLGIKRVSLVGMMGKFSKVAQGVMMVHSKSAPIDFNFLAQLATDIGADKDTIAAVQEANTASQVGEIMAEKGYDAFFHHLCEACCYSSLHHIKGGLTLSTSIYSMQGQLLGRADDIASINEIDWDRG
- a CDS encoding precorrin-8X methylmutase, whose product is MDFKTDFKPLTVDPDKIYDYSFSIIAEEMGDHDFSEDEWKVVRRIIHASADFELGRSVIITPGAIEAGIKSILAGRHVIADVQMIESGSGKKRFQKHGGDLHCYIADEDVSVEAKKQNTTRAIISMQKAAKLHEGGIYAIGNAPTALLELIRLIKEGLAKPDLIIGMPVGFVSAAESKEELLKLEGIPYITNVGRKGGSTVTVAALNAISLLADEQAKK
- the cobK gene encoding precorrin-6A reductase; this translates as MIFMLAGTSDARNLALEIQSAGYQVTATVVTESAASSLAEVGLPHLVGRLTAEEMAAIMTEQGYRLVVDASHPFAEEASKNAMAAAEQANIPYIRYERAHEHYSHPLITIVKDYEEAAHFAAEKRGVIMLTTGSKTLATFTKVLHGLENTRVIARMLPRLDNMEKCEALGVAQRDIVAIQGPFSKELNEALFRQYDVTLMITKESGKVGSVDEKLEAALACGIETILIARPNIKYGQQYSTFTEVLQAVQHTL
- a CDS encoding sirohydrochlorin chelatase, with product MKAILFVGHGSRLAAGNDEVRTFIEQMAPRIDDSFLVETCFLEFASPNIEEGITNCVKKGATEVHVIPIILLHAGHSKLHIPAEIEHAREHYPHITFTYGQTIGVHEEIFAILEDRLVEIGFNAEEEQQDTAILLIARGGSDPYANGDFYKITRLLWEKLPVKYVESAFMGVTDPRVEEGIERCVKLGAKKIIMLPYFLFTGILMERMNGMCQQFNDKYPECDIQIADYFGYHERLQNVLLERIEQAVNGTSTGMQDLENYRAYAAVHGHAHHHHHHDHDHDHHDHHHEHDHHHEEESVK
- the cobJ gene encoding precorrin-3B C(17)-methyltransferase, with the translated sequence MAQKGKIFVVGFGPGDFNHITHRAVEALQQSDMIIGYKTYVELIQDLVSAKSIVSTGMTEEVSRAQEAVRQAEAGNIVSVISSGDSGVYGMAGLVYEVLIELGWTEATGVEVEIVPGISAINSCASLLGAPIMHDACTISLSDHLTPWNLIAKRVEAAAMADFVIALYNPKSGRRTRQIVEAQRILLEYRSPDTPVGLVKSAYRDRQEVTMTTLAEMLEHDIGMLTTVIIGNSSTFFYDNKMITPRGYQRKYTLGEEKQPLRPHQRLREENEPWAMNQETGEARNDFAADPNANRIEPSLAISPNPKQKKTSLEMATAALAMVNGTSEVKATPKLVQQKIESIFELAVSPGVANKFFTPKQMMTLAEVVGKDGTMEYTPDHQIHLKIPTTEPEKITAKLLEVGFLLAPIGDVLSLKACDFCYGEKADSIPYAEEIQKQLGGMSLPKTLNIGFNGCGMACYRAVFDDIGIVYRKSKFDVFIGAKPVGRTAHAAQPVVEGLEPEQLIPLITDIIEEYKANAHPNERLFKYFKRVKKILHFTYQDMSSKIKVEPAPCGD